Proteins from a genomic interval of Salinarchaeum sp. Harcht-Bsk1:
- the proB gene encoding glutamate 5-kinase: MSDTVGTDDEVESVSAETADAARKLAADAERVVVKAGTNTLTDDESNLDVEKVAKLVDDVNDLLERDREVLLVSSGAVGAGKGRVDYPNDTVEESQALSTVGQSQLMAEYSDSFDRYDRTVAQILLTENDLEDTERFTNFTNTVETLLEWDVVPIINENDAVATEEIRIGDNDMLSSSVAIGVGADLLVTLTDVGGVYTANPKEDDAAERIEVVGNNYAEVQQLVDRSSSATFGGIQTKVHGAREVSEHEIPAIIAKSTEPDVLEQIVTGKPVGTLFVPTNGETDE; encoded by the coding sequence ATGAGCGACACAGTCGGAACCGACGACGAGGTCGAGTCCGTGAGTGCCGAAACGGCAGACGCTGCCCGCAAACTCGCCGCCGACGCAGAGCGCGTGGTCGTCAAGGCCGGGACGAACACGCTGACCGACGACGAGTCGAACCTCGACGTCGAGAAGGTGGCCAAACTCGTCGACGACGTCAACGACCTGCTCGAACGCGACAGAGAGGTGCTGCTCGTGTCCTCGGGCGCGGTCGGCGCAGGCAAGGGCCGCGTCGACTACCCCAACGACACGGTGGAGGAGTCTCAGGCGCTCTCGACGGTCGGCCAGTCACAGTTGATGGCAGAGTACTCCGACAGCTTCGACCGCTACGACCGGACGGTCGCACAGATTCTCCTCACCGAGAACGACCTCGAGGACACCGAGCGGTTCACGAATTTCACGAACACCGTCGAGACGCTCCTCGAGTGGGACGTCGTTCCGATCATCAACGAGAACGACGCCGTGGCCACCGAGGAGATCCGGATCGGCGACAACGACATGCTCTCCTCCTCGGTCGCGATCGGGGTCGGAGCGGATCTGCTCGTGACGCTGACCGACGTTGGCGGGGTCTACACCGCCAATCCGAAGGAGGACGACGCCGCCGAGCGAATCGAGGTCGTCGGCAACAACTACGCCGAGGTCCAACAGCTCGTCGACCGGAGTTCCTCGGCGACGTTCGGCGGCATCCAGACGAAAGTCCACGGCGCACGCGAGGTGAGCGAGCACGAGATCCCTGCGATCATCGCGAAGTCGACGGAGCCCGACGTCCTCGAACAGATCGTGACAGGCAAACCCGTGGGCACCCTGTTCGTTCCCACGAACGGTGAGACCGATGAGTGA
- a CDS encoding ABC transporter permease yields MVSDRTWRNLRAELRRSHLAKLGVLLVLFIVTAAILAPVLAPHDPTKTNPEDSNLPPLGFSETKNQSTSQMVDGEIQIVEEKVEVNAKSEHPLGTDHVGRDVLSRVLFGARTSLVVGIIGTALAALFGVSVGLVSGYYGGRVDDGFMRAADIMLAFPSLVLAIALVGIWGQQSYEIPDPFHALGITPDMPEATVVPGTVIIVVALVNWVWFARVARGEALRVRNEEYIKAARASGMRDVEIGSVYVFGRRLPFPRGIVIQHVLPNSVTPIIVLATIQVAAIILLESALSFLGFSGANLSWGIDISQGRNYLSSSWWIATVPGVAIVIAVVGINLLGDWLRDALDPGIDQGEGGV; encoded by the coding sequence ATGGTCTCAGATCGAACCTGGCGAAACCTGCGAGCGGAGTTGCGTCGGAGTCACCTCGCGAAGCTCGGCGTCCTGCTGGTCCTCTTCATCGTCACGGCGGCGATCCTCGCGCCCGTCCTCGCGCCGCACGACCCGACCAAAACGAATCCAGAGGACAGCAATCTCCCGCCACTCGGCTTCAGTGAGACGAAGAACCAGTCGACGTCGCAGATGGTCGACGGAGAGATTCAGATCGTCGAGGAGAAGGTCGAGGTCAACGCGAAGAGCGAGCATCCACTCGGGACCGACCACGTCGGCCGGGACGTGCTCTCTCGAGTCCTCTTCGGCGCGCGGACGTCCCTCGTCGTCGGCATCATCGGCACAGCGCTCGCCGCACTGTTCGGCGTGAGCGTCGGCCTCGTGTCCGGCTACTACGGCGGACGGGTCGACGACGGCTTCATGCGGGCGGCCGACATCATGCTGGCGTTCCCATCGCTCGTGCTCGCGATCGCGCTCGTCGGCATCTGGGGACAGCAGTCCTACGAGATACCCGACCCGTTCCACGCGCTCGGAATCACTCCGGACATGCCGGAAGCGACCGTGGTACCGGGCACTGTCATCATCGTGGTCGCCCTCGTCAACTGGGTGTGGTTCGCGCGCGTCGCGCGCGGTGAGGCACTGCGGGTTCGCAACGAGGAGTACATCAAGGCGGCGCGAGCCAGCGGAATGCGGGACGTCGAGATCGGCTCCGTCTACGTCTTCGGTCGACGACTCCCGTTCCCGAGAGGAATCGTCATCCAGCACGTCCTCCCCAACAGCGTCACGCCGATCATCGTTCTCGCGACGATCCAGGTCGCCGCGATCATCCTCCTCGAGAGCGCGCTGTCGTTCCTCGGGTTCTCCGGGGCCAACCTCTCGTGGGGGATCGACATATCGCAGGGGCGGAACTACCTCTCGTCCTCGTGGTGGATCGCGACCGTGCCGGGCGTCGCCATCGTGATCGCCGTCGTGGGGATCAACTTGCTCGGCGATTGGCTCCGCGACGCACTCGACCCTGGCATCGACCAGGGGGAGGGCGGTGTCTGA
- a CDS encoding glutamate-5-semialdehyde dehydrogenase — protein sequence MSEQLEKPTAEKVADAERAALSLAKCSDRMRSAALHEIADAIAANHDEILAANERDVAEAEELLEAGEYTQALVDRLKLSESKLESIEEMVRSVAGQDDPLGDTQTARALDDGLELYRVSVPIGVVGTIFESRPDALVQIAALCLRSGNAVILKGGSEASHSNRVLYELIEDATAGFAVDGDEETGDEDAGAHAAEEDAGDDDAADDDTAEDDAGDRHEADDELPDGWAQLIEARADVDTVLEMDDAIDLVMPRGSSEFVEYIQQNTHIPVLGHTEGVCHVYVDDAADLSMASDIAFDAKVQYPAVCNAVETVLVHEAVADEFLPEIAERYREADVEIRGDEQTRAIVDVAAASEEDWDTEYGDLIVAIRVVDSIDDAVDHVATYGSKHTDSIVTEDTGHARFFMRSLDSASVFHNASTRFADGFRYGLGAEVGISTGKIHARGPVGLEGLTTYQYYLEGDGQIVGTYAGADAKPFRHEDFDGEWRPGQLSSDRSG from the coding sequence ATGAGTGAGCAACTGGAAAAACCGACGGCGGAGAAGGTCGCCGACGCGGAGCGCGCGGCGCTCTCGCTCGCGAAGTGTTCCGATCGGATGCGATCGGCAGCCCTCCACGAAATTGCCGACGCCATCGCGGCGAATCACGACGAGATCCTGGCGGCGAACGAGCGCGACGTCGCCGAGGCCGAGGAACTCCTGGAGGCCGGCGAGTACACGCAGGCGCTGGTCGACCGGCTGAAACTCTCGGAGTCCAAACTTGAGAGCATCGAGGAGATGGTCCGGAGCGTCGCGGGGCAGGACGACCCCCTCGGCGACACGCAGACCGCGCGAGCGCTCGACGACGGACTTGAGCTCTATCGCGTCTCCGTGCCGATCGGCGTCGTCGGCACCATCTTCGAGTCCCGACCCGACGCCCTCGTCCAGATCGCCGCGCTCTGCCTTCGCTCCGGGAACGCCGTGATCCTGAAAGGCGGTAGCGAGGCGAGCCATTCGAATCGCGTCCTCTACGAACTCATCGAGGACGCGACCGCCGGATTCGCGGTCGACGGCGACGAAGAAACCGGCGACGAGGATGCCGGTGCTCACGCCGCCGAGGAGGATGCCGGTGATGACGACGCCGCTGACGACGATACCGCTGAAGACGACGCCGGTGATCGCCACGAAGCCGACGACGAACTGCCCGACGGCTGGGCCCAACTCATCGAGGCTCGCGCGGACGTGGACACCGTCCTCGAGATGGACGACGCGATCGACCTCGTGATGCCCCGGGGGAGTTCCGAGTTCGTCGAGTACATCCAGCAGAACACGCACATCCCCGTCCTCGGCCACACCGAGGGCGTCTGTCACGTCTACGTCGACGACGCCGCGGACCTCTCGATGGCGAGCGACATCGCGTTCGACGCCAAGGTCCAGTATCCGGCGGTCTGCAACGCCGTCGAGACGGTCCTCGTCCACGAGGCGGTCGCCGACGAATTCCTGCCCGAGATCGCGGAGCGCTACCGGGAGGCTGACGTCGAGATCCGTGGCGACGAGCAGACGCGAGCGATCGTCGACGTGGCTGCTGCGAGCGAGGAAGACTGGGACACCGAGTACGGCGACCTGATCGTCGCGATCCGGGTCGTCGACTCCATCGACGACGCCGTCGATCACGTTGCGACGTACGGATCGAAGCACACGGATTCGATCGTGACGGAGGACACCGGCCACGCGCGCTTCTTCATGCGGAGTCTCGACTCCGCGAGCGTGTTTCACAACGCGTCGACGCGCTTCGCAGACGGGTTCCGGTACGGACTCGGTGCAGAGGTGGGTATCAGCACCGGGAAGATCCACGCACGGGGCCCAGTCGGTCTCGAGGGGCTGACGACGTACCAGTACTACCTCGAGGGCGACGGGCAAATCGTGGGCACATACGCGGGCGCGGACGCGAAACCATTCCGCCACGAGGACTTCGACGGCGAGTGGAGGCCCGGCCAGCTCTCATCAGACAGGTCTGGCTAA
- a CDS encoding ABC transporter substrate-binding protein — protein sequence MADDNWFDRRTFLKHGSVAGASIAGISLAGCTSDGDGDDDGDGDGGDDSGTDSGGGDTDGDDTDGGGGDDVPEGIMQDDYWQDLEEPSSREGYLQRANLAAHQEAPWIFLNRQYSNYGKVTSLEWTARSDELIWAYPMSPDGNSVTVTQGQMDTGLDPHAHRETPTDNIVTQAYDRLLMRTPDDEIEGALASDWERIEEGHVRFQIREGVTFHNGDELTPDDVAFSINRVVDPEVSLESPQNDQLAGVTGAEVVDGERAVDVFSDGINPVIFSLFASYCNIVQRDWIESRDTSEINSDMNGTGAFQLSSYESGESVVYEAFDDHWRGAPEFDTLEFRAASEDSTRVNQLLQGETDIVVNVPPQEVSRVQDESSTEMAPVPSTRIIYNGMKYNAEPFDDPLFRRAMNYAIDLESIVQNVLQTFADQTAQPTLEGFVGYNPDLDPYPYDPEMAEQLVEASGYAGVELELHTPVGRYLKDLEIAQATAGYVDELSNVSASVNQREFASLAGELTDGDLSTSPDWYLIGWGNAVFDASQTIIPLLTSDGALTSWQNEDFDTLVDEAQSLPGSQ from the coding sequence ATGGCGGACGACAACTGGTTCGATCGGCGGACGTTCCTCAAGCACGGATCCGTGGCAGGTGCATCGATCGCGGGAATATCGCTCGCTGGATGTACGAGCGACGGTGACGGTGACGACGACGGGGACGGGGACGGGGGCGACGACAGTGGCACCGATAGCGGTGGCGGTGACACCGACGGCGACGATACCGACGGCGGTGGAGGTGACGACGTCCCTGAAGGTATCATGCAGGACGACTACTGGCAGGACCTCGAGGAGCCCTCGAGTCGCGAAGGGTACCTGCAGCGAGCGAATCTCGCGGCCCACCAGGAGGCGCCCTGGATCTTCCTGAACCGACAGTACAGTAACTACGGGAAGGTAACGAGCCTCGAGTGGACCGCGCGGAGCGACGAACTGATCTGGGCGTACCCGATGAGCCCGGACGGGAACTCGGTTACGGTCACCCAGGGCCAGATGGACACCGGGCTCGACCCGCACGCTCACCGCGAGACGCCGACTGACAACATCGTCACGCAGGCGTACGATCGCCTGCTCATGCGAACGCCCGACGACGAAATCGAAGGCGCGCTCGCGTCGGACTGGGAGCGCATCGAGGAGGGGCACGTTCGGTTCCAGATTCGCGAGGGCGTCACGTTCCACAACGGCGACGAACTGACGCCGGACGACGTTGCGTTCAGCATCAACCGGGTCGTCGATCCCGAAGTGAGCCTGGAGAGCCCACAGAACGACCAGCTTGCTGGGGTCACCGGGGCCGAGGTCGTCGACGGGGAGCGCGCAGTGGACGTCTTCTCCGATGGCATCAACCCCGTGATCTTCTCGCTGTTCGCGTCCTACTGTAACATCGTCCAGCGCGACTGGATCGAGTCCAGGGACACCTCCGAGATCAACTCGGACATGAACGGCACGGGAGCGTTCCAGCTTTCGTCCTACGAATCGGGGGAGAGCGTGGTGTACGAAGCCTTCGACGATCACTGGCGCGGAGCGCCAGAGTTCGACACGCTCGAGTTCAGGGCTGCATCGGAAGACAGCACTCGGGTCAACCAGCTCCTCCAGGGAGAGACCGACATTGTCGTCAACGTCCCGCCCCAGGAGGTCTCCCGCGTCCAGGACGAGTCCTCGACGGAGATGGCTCCCGTTCCCAGTACGCGGATCATCTACAACGGGATGAAGTACAACGCAGAACCCTTCGACGACCCGCTATTCCGTCGCGCGATGAACTACGCCATCGACCTGGAGTCGATCGTGCAGAACGTGCTCCAGACCTTCGCCGACCAGACGGCACAACCGACGCTCGAGGGCTTCGTCGGCTACAACCCGGACCTGGATCCGTACCCGTACGATCCCGAGATGGCCGAGCAACTCGTCGAGGCGTCGGGGTACGCCGGTGTGGAACTCGAACTCCACACCCCGGTCGGCCGGTACTTGAAGGACCTCGAAATCGCACAGGCGACCGCGGGCTACGTCGACGAACTCAGCAACGTCAGTGCGAGCGTCAACCAGCGCGAGTTCGCTTCGCTCGCGGGTGAACTCACCGACGGCGATCTCTCCACGAGTCCGGACTGGTACCTGATCGGGTGGGGGAACGCGGTCTTCGACGCCAGCCAGACGATCATCCCGCTGCTCACCAGTGACGGGGCCCTGACCTCGTGGCAGAACGAGGACTTCGACACCCTCGTCGACGAGGCGCAGAGCCTGCCCGGTAGTCAGTAA
- a CDS encoding ABC transporter permease, which yields MSLGRFLVRRTLQGLLVVWGVITVVFLLRFLSPGDPVTFIAPLDASPELKERIAADLGLDQPIHVQYADYIVGVLQADFGYSFQRGLPASEVVWLRVPATVELAIAASVVAFVLSIPLGVVAATRRHSPADYGATLFSLLGISTPNFWLGIMLILVLSVQLDLFPTSQRPIGFLEAWSNLIVIHTGDPSVSFPMKLGSFGDDLGTWLWHIALPAITLGTYFTALITRLTRSGMLDELGKEYVTASRAKGLPETLVRYRHALRNTLIPIITVLGLQLGTLIGGAVITEQVFAWPGLGSLLIDAINDRDWPVIQASLIVIGVSFVIINIVVDALYGYLNPKVGFE from the coding sequence ATGTCGTTGGGACGGTTCCTCGTCAGACGAACGTTGCAGGGCCTGCTGGTGGTCTGGGGAGTGATTACTGTGGTCTTCCTCCTTCGATTTCTCTCCCCAGGCGACCCAGTGACGTTTATCGCTCCACTGGACGCGAGTCCCGAACTCAAGGAGCGGATCGCCGCAGATCTCGGGCTCGACCAGCCGATTCACGTCCAGTACGCCGACTACATCGTTGGCGTCCTACAGGCCGATTTCGGTTACTCGTTCCAGCGAGGCCTCCCTGCGAGCGAGGTGGTCTGGCTCCGGGTACCGGCGACCGTCGAACTGGCAATCGCCGCGAGCGTCGTCGCGTTCGTGCTCTCGATTCCACTCGGCGTCGTCGCCGCCACTCGACGACACAGCCCGGCCGACTACGGAGCGACGCTGTTCTCGCTTCTCGGAATCTCGACGCCGAACTTCTGGCTCGGGATCATGCTCATCCTCGTCCTATCGGTCCAGCTCGACCTGTTTCCGACGAGCCAGCGACCGATCGGCTTCCTCGAGGCCTGGAGTAACCTGATCGTGATCCACACCGGCGATCCGTCGGTATCGTTCCCGATGAAGCTCGGTTCGTTCGGCGACGATCTGGGGACGTGGCTCTGGCACATCGCACTTCCGGCGATCACCCTGGGCACGTACTTCACCGCGCTCATCACGCGATTGACCCGGAGTGGAATGCTCGACGAACTTGGGAAGGAGTACGTGACTGCCTCGCGAGCGAAGGGGCTCCCGGAGACGCTGGTGCGCTACCGGCACGCCCTCAGGAACACCCTCATTCCGATCATCACGGTTCTCGGGCTGCAGCTCGGGACGCTCATCGGCGGCGCGGTCATCACCGAACAGGTCTTCGCCTGGCCCGGGCTGGGATCGCTCCTGATCGACGCGATCAACGATCGTGACTGGCCGGTGATCCAGGCGTCGCTGATCGTCATCGGCGTGAGCTTCGTCATCATCAACATCGTCGTCGATGCGCTGTACGGCTACCTGAACCCGAAGGTGGGATTCGAATAA
- the proC gene encoding pyrroline-5-carboxylate reductase, whose amino-acid sequence MARASVIGCGNMGSALVRGLAQSGDHTVIAYDVDEEALASVSEYSTETTTDLDVATASDIVFVVVKPDIAPGVVEELDLDADQTLVSFAAGVSTDVIEPLTDATVLRVMPNLAAATGNMAAAVTGGELTPEIEALLEEAGVFVEVDEEYMDIATAVNGSGPAFVFYLIQAMQQAGEDAGLDTEDAQVLAAQTFKGAAETVLRSDEPIEDLIDAVCSPNGTTIEGMDVLWNSDVDEELAAAVAAAERRSRELAAESSDA is encoded by the coding sequence ATGGCACGAGCTAGCGTTATCGGCTGCGGTAACATGGGCAGTGCCCTCGTGCGGGGCCTCGCCCAGTCCGGCGATCACACGGTGATCGCCTACGACGTCGACGAGGAGGCACTCGCGTCGGTGTCGGAGTACAGCACGGAGACGACGACCGACCTCGACGTCGCGACGGCATCCGACATCGTCTTCGTCGTGGTCAAGCCGGACATCGCCCCTGGCGTCGTCGAGGAACTCGATCTCGATGCTGACCAGACCCTGGTCTCCTTCGCCGCCGGTGTCTCGACGGACGTCATCGAACCGCTCACCGACGCGACGGTGCTCCGCGTCATGCCGAATCTCGCTGCTGCGACGGGGAACATGGCCGCCGCCGTCACCGGGGGCGAGCTAACTCCCGAAATCGAGGCGCTGCTCGAAGAGGCCGGCGTGTTCGTCGAGGTCGACGAGGAGTACATGGACATCGCGACGGCGGTCAACGGCAGCGGCCCGGCCTTCGTCTTCTATCTCATCCAGGCGATGCAGCAGGCCGGCGAGGATGCGGGGCTCGACACCGAGGACGCACAGGTACTCGCCGCACAGACGTTCAAGGGCGCCGCGGAGACGGTCCTGCGGTCCGACGAACCAATCGAGGACCTCATCGACGCGGTCTGTTCGCCGAACGGAACCACGATCGAGGGGATGGACGTCCTCTGGAACAGCGACGTGGACGAGGAACTCGCCGCGGCAGTCGCCGCCGCAGAGCGCCGTTCCAGGGAACTGGCCGCCGAGTCCAGCGATGCCTGA